The segment TTGTTTTAGTTTTCTATTAAGTTATATAGCATCAGAATCGAATTCAGTCCTTATGTTGATTAAAGATAAAGACAGTAAGCCTCCTTATGATCGATTATTTCACACGTTTTTTCATATCCGAAAGCATTCATCATAAAATAATAGGACAAACAATAAACTTTAAATCAAAATAAACTATATTGTTCGGATAATTACGGTATTTTACAAAATAACATTAAAAAAAGGGAACCGAAGTACTCAAATAAAGTTTACCGATAAAAATAATTTACCTTATTAAACAAACGATATGGGTAATTTCGATTTTGACAGTGAGTTGGAGAAAATTCAACCGAATTTATTTCATTATGCAAAGAAATTAACACACGACAATGATAAAGCCAAAGATTTGGTTCAGGATACCTGCGAAAGAATATTAAAGAACAAAAAATTATATCATACTTCAGGAAACTTTGTTGCATGGGCTTTAAGCATTATGCATAATATTCATGTAGATAATTGTCGACATAAAGAAAATGAAATCTATATCGAAGATATTC is part of the Coprobacter tertius genome and harbors:
- a CDS encoding RNA polymerase sigma factor, with the translated sequence MGNFDFDSELEKIQPNLFHYAKKLTHDNDKAKDLVQDTCERILKNKKLYHTSGNFVAWALSIMHNIHVDNCRHKENEIYIEDIPEQGYDMKINFDIDEKYTMTHYNRQVKNLSQTCRAILGFLLLEINDYKYIAEQINIPPNSVKKYVFRLRKKMEFLKDILK